The window CTCCTCCTGTGAGATCGTCAGCGTCCGGTCCTTGTTCGGATAGAGGATTGGGTTGAATAGCCAGGCGAGGTTACGGGCGAGGCGCCCGGTCGCGCCCAGCATGCGGTCATATTCCGCGAGCCCGATGAACTGCGCCAGGCGCTCATTGAACTGGTGGACCAGGAAGCGGTTGAAGGCGGCCGAGTGCTCGAACAGCCAGAGGAAGGTCTGGCGCCGCATCAGCGCGACCTTGCTCTCGCGCAGCGCGACGAGGTCGTAGCGCCGCGCCTCGTTCTTGATGATCGTGCCCTCGCCGAACCAGGCGCCGCCGCGCAGGCCGGCGAGCGTCGCCGACTTACCACTGCGCGAGGTCGTGCTCATCTTGAGCAGGCCGTCGGCGACGCCGGTCCAGGATTCGAGCCGGTCGCCGACATGGCAGACATAGGCGCCCTTGCCATAGGCCTTGATGCTGGTGCCGCGCCGCGCTTCCTCGAACTCCTCCGGCGTCAGGTCGTTCGACCAGGCGGCGATGCGGCGCAGCTCGTCCTCGGAAATCAAAGTTCGCCGGCCTTTCGGTTCAAGCGGATGGCGCCACTATGCGGCCGGCTTCATCGCAAACTCAAGCCGGGCGGGCCATGCCGTCGAACCGGCATCCGCGTCGTGCGTTTCCTCGCCAGTGAGGAAGGAGCAGGACATGCAGGACGCAGTTCGCACCGGCGACCACCATCCCGCAGTCAGCCATGCCACTATCGAGATCGATGGCGTCGAGATCTTCTATCGCGAGGCCGGGCCGCGCGCCGCACCGGTGCTGCTGCTGCCGCACGGCTATCCCTGCTCCTCCTACGAGTTCCGCAATCTGTTGCCGGCCCTGGCCGATCGCTGGCGTCTGATTGCGCCTGATTATCCCGGTTTCGGCTACAGCGCGACACCCGACGGCTTCAGCTACGACTACGAGGGCTATTCGCAGCTGCTCGAACGCTTCGCCGATCGCCTCGGCCTCAAGCGCTTTGCGCTCTATTTGCACGATTACGGCACCTGGATCGGGCTTAAGCTCGCCAGGCGCGCGCCGGAGCGCATCACCGGGCTGATCATCCAGAACGGCGACATCTACGAGGATGCGCTGGGGCCGAAATACGAGGGCATGAAGGAGTATTGGCGCAGGCCCACGCCGGAGGGACGCCGGAAACTCGAGGACGCGGTGAGCGAGGAGGGTTTTCGCGAAGAGTTCCTCAACGAGGTCCGCCCGGAGATCGCCGGTCGTATCCCTCCCGATCTCTGGAAACTGCACTGGCCATTGATGAATACGCCGAAGCGCCGGGCGATCAGCGTCGGCCTGATGGAGGTCTGGAAGGAGAATTTCGAGTGGTTCCCGCGCTACCAGGCTTATCTGCGCGAGCATCAGCCGCCGACGCTGATCGTCTGGGGGCCGCAGGACGGCTACATGCCGGAGAAATCCGCGCGCGCCTATCTGCGCGACCTGCCGCATGCCGAATTGCATCTGCTCGATGGCGGCCACTGGCTGCTGGAGACTAATCTCACCGAGGTCGTCGCGCTGATCCGGCCTTTCCTGGGTCGGTTGGAGCCCCCTGAACGCCAGCGCCTCACGGCCTGATCGCGGCGGCGAGCGACAGGAGCAGCAGTGCGGCGAAGATCAGGTTGACGATGCGGTTGCTTCTGGGATCGCGGAACAGGCCGGTCAGGCCCGAGCCGGCGAGCAGCCAGACGATGTTGACCGCGGCGATCACGAGCAGAAGCAGGCCGATCTTGAGGCTGGCATCGAGCGCCGGCTGCTGCGGCAGGAGAGCGAAGCCCGAGAACAGCGCGGCCATCGCCGCATAGCCCTTGGGGTTGACGAGCGAGAGCGCAAAGCCGGCCGCGAAGGAGGGCGCGGCGGCATCGCCGTTTGCCTCGGCGAGCGGCGGTGCCGTCGCGATGCGGAAGGCGAGGTAGAGAAAATAAAGCGCCGCCAGCACGGTGACGACCGGTGCTAGGCCAGGCAGCGCCAGGATGACGGCGACGACACCGCTCGCGGTCAGGGCCATCACCGCGAGCATGCCGAGCGTGATGCCGGCGCCATAGCCGAGGCCGCGGCGCGTGCCGAAGGCGGCGCCGGTCGCGGTCAGGCTCAGCGTCGCCGGGCCGGGACTGCCGGTGAGAGCGACGCCGGCGAGGAGGAAGCCGGTCAGTCCGTCCATGATCCGTCTCCGCACATCGCTTTGCAGCGAGCGCAAAGAAGAGCGATAGAAGCGCCGCAAGTCTTGAACGTTCGTGCGAACCTTAGGTCACTCGCAAACCGGCCGTGACGGTCCATGCCAGTGCGAGCAGCGGATCACCGAGCAGAAATTGCCCCGCCTGAACTGCGGGTCCTTGTCAGCGAGCACATCCGCCTTGACGTTGCCGAAGGTCGTCTCCGGCTTGTGTCTGATGCCGTCGAAGAAGGCCTGGATGATGTCTTCCTTGAAAGCCTCGTCGCGCGGATGGGCGGCGACGACGGCCTCGCGCTCGGCATCGCCATACTCGCCATAGGTCAGGCCGAGCACGTCCATCTCGACGCCGGCTGTGACCAGGGCAACGATCGGGTGCATGTGCTTGGGGATGCCGGGCGTGGTGTGCAGCGCGATCGCCGTCCAGACCGTGTCGATATCCGCCTGCGCGATGCCGTGAGCGCGGAGGAAGTCGCTCGCGGCATTGGCGCCGTCGACCTCGAAACGCTCATCGGCGCTGCTATGCTGCTTCATCAGCCCCATGTCGTGGAACATCGCGCCGACATAGAGCAGCTCGCGGTCGAAGCTCAGCTTGCGCTTCAGGCCGGCCAGCGCGCCGAAATAATAGACCCGGCTGGAATGGTGGAACAGTAGCGGCGTCTCGGTATCGCGCACCAGCTCGGTCGCGGCGCGCGCCAGCCTGCTGTCGGGAATGCTCACGCCATGGATCGTCGTCATCAAGGCCTCCTGCGGATGAGTTCGACCGGAGGCTAGTGAGATGCTGGCTTGTCCTCAATTGATGTACTACGTCGATTTCTGCCAAAAGCGGATTGAGGGAGACATGGAGCGCCGCCGTGCCGCCGATCAGGACGATCGCCATCCTCGCTGTGCCCGGGGTCCAGTTGCTGGACGTCTCCGGTCCGCTCGACGTTTTCGCCGAAGCGAACCGGCAGGCTGGCGGAGCGCGCTATCGCCAGCTCGTCGTCGCCAGCATTGCCGGCCCACTCTCCAGCTCGTCGGGCGCCAGGCTGCTGCCTGATTTGTCGATCGCCGATGCCCATGCCGAGGACATCGACACGCTGCTCGTCGCTGGCGCGCCGCAGGCGGCGGAGATGGCGCTCGCGCCCGATCTTCTTGCCTGGCTTCGCGCGCAGGCTCAGCGTGCTCGGCGCTATGGCTCGGTCTGCAGCGGCGCCTTCATCCTTGCCGCGGCCGGGCTGCTCGATGGCCATCGCATCACCACGCACTGGGCCGTCGCCGGGCAGCTTGCCCAGGCCTATCCGGCCGTGACGGTCGATGCGGACGCGATCCATGTCCGCGACGGCCGGGTGCGCACGGCGGCGGGCGTCACGGCCGGGCTCGATCTTGCTCTGGCGCTGGTCGAGGAGGATCTCGGCCGCGAGGTCGCGCTGAAAGTCGCGAGCCAGCTCGTGATGTTCTTCAAGCGGCCGGGCGGCCAGCTGCAGTTCAGCCGCAAGGGCGAGGCCGAGCCTGCCGGACGCTCGGCCCTGCAGGAGGTCCAGCGCTGGGTCGCCGCCAACCCGGCCGAGGACCACAGCGTCGCCAGCCTGGCGCGGCGCATGGAGCTGAGCCCGCGCCATTTCGCCCGGCTGTTCCGCAGCGAGGTCGGGCTGACGCCGGCCGCCTGGGTCGAGGCTGCACGCGTCTCCGTTGCGCGCCAGCTGCTGGAAGGCGGCAAGGAGGCGCCCAAGCAGGTCGCCGCCCGCTGCGGTTTTGCCGATGCCGATACGCTGCGGCGGGCCTTTGCCCGCCATGTCGGCGTGACTCCGGCGGAATACCGCAAGCGCCATGCCCGGCTCGGCTGAACGCGAGCGGGGGCTACTCTGCCGCCCGCGGCATGGCCAACGCCTCTGCCGAGCCGTCGCGCAGGCGCTTCAGCAACTCGGCTTCCTCGGCCTTGGCAGCCGTGAGATGGCGCTCCTTGACGTGGCCGAAGCCGCGGATCTTTTCGGGGATCGCCGCGAGCACGACGCAGAGCGCGTGGTTCTGCGGGGTCAGCTTGCCCAGGATCTCGGCGACCAGCGCCTCATAGTCGGTGATCAGACGGCGCTCGGTCCGGCGCTCCTCGCTGTAGCCGAAGATGTCGAAGGCGCCGCCGCGCAGTCCTTTCAGCTTCGCGAGCAGGCCGAAGGCGCCCATCATCCACGGGCCGAAGCTCATCTTGCGCGGCAGGCCGGTGTTGGGATCGCGCTTGGCCAGCAGCGGCGGGGCGAGGTGGAATTCAAGGCGCACGGGCTCGCCCGATGCACTGTCCATTTCGAAGGTCGCGGCAAGCTGCTTGCGGAAGGCACCGTCGCTGTAGAGCCGGGCGACCTCGTATTCGTCCTTGTAGGCCATCAGCTTGAAGAGATAGCGGGCGACGCTCTCAGCCAGTGTGCTCTGACCAGGAACGATGCCCGCCTCCTTCGTTCGCACTTTCTCGACCTGATCGCGATAACGCGCCGCATAGGCGGCGTTCTGATAGCCGGTGAGGAAGTCGACACGGCGTGCGACGATCTCGTCGAGGCTCTGCGAGATCTGGCGGGCGTCGGTCGGTGCCTTGGCCTCGGCGAGGGTAGCGGCCAGCGCTTCGGGATCATGCGCGGCGCGGCAGCCGAGCTCGAAGGCCTGCTTGTTCATCGCGACGGCTTCGCCGTTGAGCTCGATGGCGCGCAGCAGCGAGGCGCGCGAGAGCGGCACGGCGCCGAACTGCCAGGCGTAGCCGAGCATGAACATGTTGGCGGCGATGGCATTGCCGAGGAAAGTGGTCGCCGCCGCAGTCGCATCGACGAGATGCGTGTTGTCGCGGCCGGCTGCGGAGAGGACCGCGCGCTTCAGCCGTTCGGTCGGCAGCGAGAAGTCGGCGTTGCGGGTGAAGTCACCGGGCATGCTCTCCGCGGTGTTGACGACGACGGCCGAGCCCGGGCGGATCGCGCCCAGCACTTTCTTCGAGCCGGTGACGGTGAGGTCGCAGCCGAGTACGAGATCGGCCTGGCCGGCAGCGACGCGGATGGCGTGGATCTCGTCCGGCGTCGGCGCAAGGCGGACATGGCTGAAGACCGCGCCACCCTTCTGGGCGAGGCCGGCCATGTCGATCATGCCGCAGCCCTTGCCTTCCAGATGCGCGGCCATGCCGAGGATCGCGCCGATGGTGACGACGCCAGTGCCGCCGACGCCGGTGACGACGATCGCGAAGTTGCGGTCGAGCGTGGGAACCTTTGGTTCGGGCAGCTCACTTGCGCCGAGGGCCGAGGCGTCCAGCGTGCGCGGCTCAGCCTTCTTCGGCCGCGCGCCATGCACGGTGACGAAGGAGGGGCAAAAACCCTTCACGCAGGAAAAGTCCTTGTTGCAGTTCGACTGGTCGATCTGGCGCTTGCGGCCGAACTCGGTTTCGAGCGGCTGGACCGAGACGCAGTTCGACTTCACCCCGCAATCGCCGCAGCCTTCGCAGACCAGCTCGTTGACGATGATGCGCTTGTCCGGGTCGGGATAGGCGCCGCGCTTGCGCCGGCGGCGCTTCTCGGTGGCGCAGGTCTGGTCATAGAGCAAAAGCGAGACACCGGAGGCGGTCGCCAGCTCGCGCTGGACGGCGTCGAGATCGTCGCGGTGGTGCAGGGTGGTGCCGGGAGGCCAGAGCGTGCCGGCCGGATATTTGTCGGGATCGTCGGAGACCACGGCAATGCGCGAGACGCCCTCGGCCGCGACCTGGCGGGCCATCTGGTCGGGCGAAAGATGCCCTTCCGCCTGCTGGCCGCCGGTCATCGCGACGGCGTCGTTGTAGAGCAGCTTGTAGGTGATGTTGACGCCGGAGGCGACGGCCCAGCGGATCGCAAGCGAGCCGGAATGGGTATAGGTGCCGTCGCCAAGGTTCTGGAAGACGTGGCCGCGCTTCGAGAACGGGGCTTCGCCGACCCAGTTGGCTCCCTCGCCACCCATCTGGGTGAAGCCGGCGGTGTCGCGGTCCATCCACTGCACCATGTAGTGGCAGCCGATGCCGGCATAGGCGCGCGAGCCCTCGGGCACGACGGTCGAGGAGTTGTGCGGGCAGCCCGAGCAGAAATAGGGCGTGCGCTTGGCGACCTCGATCGCCTCGGCCAGCCGGCCCTGAGCTGCGGCGATCTCCTCGAGGCGGGTCCTCAGTGCCGGATCGTCGCGGTACTGCAGCAGGCGGGCGCCGAGCGCGATGGCGATGTCGTTGGGGTCGAGCGCGCCATGGACCGGGAAGAGCCACTCGCCCTGCTCGTCCTTCTTGCCGATCACCATCGGCTGATGAGCGGTGCCGTAAAGCTCTTCGCGCAGCTGGACCTCGATCAGCGAGCGCTTCTCCTCGACCACCATGACGAGGTCGAGTCCTCCGGCGAAATCCTTCAGCTCCTGCGGGTCGAGCGGCCAGGGGCAGGCGATCTTGAACAGGCGGATGCCGAGGTCGTTGGCGCGGACCTCGTCGAGGCCGAGCTCCTCCAGCGCCTGGCGGACGTCGAGATAGGATTTGCCGACGGTGATGATGCCGATGCGCGGGCTCGCGCCACCCGAGAGGATGGTCTGGTTGAGCTTGTTGGCGCGCAAGTATGCGAGGATCGCGGCGCGCTTGTAGAGATGCAGTCGCTTCTCCTGGTCGAGGAAATCGAGCTCGCGGCGGATGCTGAGGCCCCCCGGCGGCATGACGAAATCATCGGGGATCGCGATGCTGACCCGGTCGACCGAGCCATTGACCGAGGCGGTTGATTCGATGTTGTCCTTGACGCATTTCAGGCCGACCCAGACGCCGGCGAAGCGCGAGAGCGCAAAGCCGTGCAGGGAATAATCCATGATCTCCTGGACGCCGGCCGGGTTCAGGATCGGCATCATCCGGTCGACCAGGACGAACTCGGTCTGGTGGGCGTTGGTCGAGGATTCAGCCGTGTGGTCGTCGCCGAGCAGGCAGAGCACGCCGCCATGGCGCGAGGTGCCGGCCATGTTGCCGTGGCGGAAGACGTCGCCGGTGCGGTCGACGCCCGGGCCCTTGCCGTACCAGAGCGCGAAGACGCCGTCATATTTGCCCTCGCCGGAGAGCTCGGCCTGCTGCGTGCCCCAGATCGCGGTGGCGGCGAGGTCCTCGTTGAGGCCGGGCTGGAAGACGATGTTGGCGGGCTTCAGCTGCTTGCCAGCTCGGGCGAGCTGCTGGTCGAGCCCGCCGAGCGGCGAGCCGCGATAGCCGGAGACGAAGCCGGCGGTGTTGAGGCCCGCTTGCCGGTCGCGTTCATGCTGGACCAGCAGCATGCGGGCGATGGCCTGCGTGCCGGTCAGGAAAATCTGCTGCTTGGAGAGGTCATATTTGTCGTCGAGCGCGACCACTCTTAGGTCCGCCTCGCCCGTTGGGGCGCTCTGCGAAGTCTGCTGCGTACCGGCCATGGCCGACCTCCCGACGATCGCATATCCATCGACTATGGGACCGGTAGGGCCGGCCTCCAATCCGTTATTATGTCAACAAGGCTGACATAACCGACGTGATATCGTCAAATCACTCTGGGCTAATTCCAGACTGCTCGATAGCGCTGCGCCGCGATTTGGCCGCCTTTGCGGGCGATGCCGGCAGGGCCTCCGGTAGGAGATTGCAGGGTAGGCGCGCAAGGCGCGTTTTTGTATGAAGGCCCAGCCGGATTCGCCGCAGATTCGAGGAAATTGCCGCGTGCCGCGATACTCGATGCTTTTGACGCTGTTCGCCGCTGCATTCGCCTGGCTCGGCCTCGCCTTGCCGGCGCTGGCGCATCCGCACGTCTTCGTGACGTCGCGCACCGAGATCCTCTACGGCACCGACGGCGCGGTGAAGGCGCTGCGGCATCGCTGGAGCTTCGACGAGGCCTACTCGGCCTATATGGTCCAGGGCCTCGACAAGAACGGCGACGGCAAGCTGACCTCGGACGAGCTCGCCGAGCTCGCCAAGGTGAACATGGAATCGCTGCCGGACGTCGGCTTCTTCACCATCGCCAAGGCGAATGGCAAGGTGCAGGAATTCGGCACGCCGGGCGAAGCCTCGCTCGCCTATGAGAACAAGATCCTGACGCTGACCTATACGCTGCCGCTGAAGACCCCGGCGACGGCCAACCGCTCCTTCGGCATCGAGGTCGGTGACCCCACCTATTTCGTTGCCTTCGAGATCGGCGAGGAGGCCGATGCGGTGGCGGCCCGCGATGCGCCCAAGGGCTGCATCGTCCGGATCATGCGCCCGCCCAAGCTCGACGCGGCGACGCAGCAGCGCCTGGCGCAGGAGGACATCACCGCGACGCCGGACATGAGCGCCTATCAGGTCACCACACGGGCGCTGGTGGCATGTCCCTGAGCGCCCCCGCCGCGCCGGGCCTGCCGCTCTGGCCGCGCCGGCTGCTGGTCGCATTGCTGGCGCTGGCTCTGGTCGCCGGCGCGCTCGGGCTGATCGCCTGGCTGGCCAGCCTCTATTTCCCGCCGCCGCCTCCGCCGCCGCGCAACCCGTTTGGCACGGCGCTGCCGCGCGAGGCGCTGCCGGCAACGACCGGCATCGGCGCGGTCATCCTCGCCTGGCAGTCGAGCTTCTATCGCGAGCTGACGGCGACGCTGAAGGCGATCGCGCAATCGCCGGCAGCACTCCCCGGCCTGCTTGGGCTCGCCTTCGCCTATGGCGTCTTCCACGCCGCCGGACCCGGCCATGGCAAGGCGGTGATCTCAGGCTACATTGTCGCCGATAATCGCAGCCTGAAGCGCGGGCTGGCGCTTAGTTTTGCCGCGGCAATCGTGCAGGCGCTGGTCGCGATCGGGCTGGTCGGCGCGCTGACGCTGGCATTGAACGCGACGGCCAAGACCATGGCCTCGACCACCTGGGTGATCGAGCAGGGCAGCTTTGCGCTGGTGGGGCTGGTGGGGCTCTTTGTGCTTTGGCGCAAGGCCGGCAACCTTGTCGCGCTCGGCGGCGGCGCGGCGCATGACCCCGCAACCTGCGACCATGTCCATATGCCCGGTGCCAATGAGGTCTCGCGCCTGCGCTCGTTCCGCGAGATGGCCGGCGTCGTGCTGGCGGCGGGCCTGCGGCCCTGTGCGGGCGCGCTGATCATCCTCGTCTTCGCCAATGCGCAGGGCCTGCTCTGGGCTGGCA is drawn from Bosea sp. Tri-49 and contains these coding sequences:
- a CDS encoding Crp/Fnr family transcriptional regulator, translated to MISEDELRRIAAWSNDLTPEEFEEARRGTSIKAYGKGAYVCHVGDRLESWTGVADGLLKMSTTSRSGKSATLAGLRGGAWFGEGTIIKNEARRYDLVALRESKVALMRRQTFLWLFEHSAAFNRFLVHQFNERLAQFIGLAEYDRMLGATGRLARNLAWLFNPILYPNKDRTLTISQEELGLLAGISRQMANQSLAKLAELGLVEVGHNEVTILDLERLARYEG
- a CDS encoding alpha/beta fold hydrolase; this encodes MQDAVRTGDHHPAVSHATIEIDGVEIFYREAGPRAAPVLLLPHGYPCSSYEFRNLLPALADRWRLIAPDYPGFGYSATPDGFSYDYEGYSQLLERFADRLGLKRFALYLHDYGTWIGLKLARRAPERITGLIIQNGDIYEDALGPKYEGMKEYWRRPTPEGRRKLEDAVSEEGFREEFLNEVRPEIAGRIPPDLWKLHWPLMNTPKRRAISVGLMEVWKENFEWFPRYQAYLREHQPPTLIVWGPQDGYMPEKSARAYLRDLPHAELHLLDGGHWLLETNLTEVVALIRPFLGRLEPPERQRLTA
- a CDS encoding LysE family translocator, which translates into the protein MDGLTGFLLAGVALTGSPGPATLSLTATGAAFGTRRGLGYGAGITLGMLAVMALTASGVVAVILALPGLAPVVTVLAALYFLYLAFRIATAPPLAEANGDAAAPSFAAGFALSLVNPKGYAAMAALFSGFALLPQQPALDASLKIGLLLLVIAAVNIVWLLAGSGLTGLFRDPRSNRIVNLIFAALLLLSLAAAIRP
- a CDS encoding HD domain-containing protein, with product MTTIHGVSIPDSRLARAATELVRDTETPLLFHHSSRVYYFGALAGLKRKLSFDRELLYVGAMFHDMGLMKQHSSADERFEVDGANAASDFLRAHGIAQADIDTVWTAIALHTTPGIPKHMHPIVALVTAGVEMDVLGLTYGEYGDAEREAVVAAHPRDEAFKEDIIQAFFDGIRHKPETTFGNVKADVLADKDPQFRRGNFCSVIRCSHWHGPSRPVCE
- a CDS encoding GlxA family transcriptional regulator: MRTIAILAVPGVQLLDVSGPLDVFAEANRQAGGARYRQLVVASIAGPLSSSSGARLLPDLSIADAHAEDIDTLLVAGAPQAAEMALAPDLLAWLRAQAQRARRYGSVCSGAFILAAAGLLDGHRITTHWAVAGQLAQAYPAVTVDADAIHVRDGRVRTAAGVTAGLDLALALVEEDLGREVALKVASQLVMFFKRPGGQLQFSRKGEAEPAGRSALQEVQRWVAANPAEDHSVASLARRMELSPRHFARLFRSEVGLTPAAWVEAARVSVARQLLEGGKEAPKQVAARCGFADADTLRRAFARHVGVTPAEYRKRHARLG
- a CDS encoding indolepyruvate ferredoxin oxidoreductase family protein; protein product: MAGTQQTSQSAPTGEADLRVVALDDKYDLSKQQIFLTGTQAIARMLLVQHERDRQAGLNTAGFVSGYRGSPLGGLDQQLARAGKQLKPANIVFQPGLNEDLAATAIWGTQQAELSGEGKYDGVFALWYGKGPGVDRTGDVFRHGNMAGTSRHGGVLCLLGDDHTAESSTNAHQTEFVLVDRMMPILNPAGVQEIMDYSLHGFALSRFAGVWVGLKCVKDNIESTASVNGSVDRVSIAIPDDFVMPPGGLSIRRELDFLDQEKRLHLYKRAAILAYLRANKLNQTILSGGASPRIGIITVGKSYLDVRQALEELGLDEVRANDLGIRLFKIACPWPLDPQELKDFAGGLDLVMVVEEKRSLIEVQLREELYGTAHQPMVIGKKDEQGEWLFPVHGALDPNDIAIALGARLLQYRDDPALRTRLEEIAAAQGRLAEAIEVAKRTPYFCSGCPHNSSTVVPEGSRAYAGIGCHYMVQWMDRDTAGFTQMGGEGANWVGEAPFSKRGHVFQNLGDGTYTHSGSLAIRWAVASGVNITYKLLYNDAVAMTGGQQAEGHLSPDQMARQVAAEGVSRIAVVSDDPDKYPAGTLWPPGTTLHHRDDLDAVQRELATASGVSLLLYDQTCATEKRRRRKRGAYPDPDKRIIVNELVCEGCGDCGVKSNCVSVQPLETEFGRKRQIDQSNCNKDFSCVKGFCPSFVTVHGARPKKAEPRTLDASALGASELPEPKVPTLDRNFAIVVTGVGGTGVVTIGAILGMAAHLEGKGCGMIDMAGLAQKGGAVFSHVRLAPTPDEIHAIRVAAGQADLVLGCDLTVTGSKKVLGAIRPGSAVVVNTAESMPGDFTRNADFSLPTERLKRAVLSAAGRDNTHLVDATAAATTFLGNAIAANMFMLGYAWQFGAVPLSRASLLRAIELNGEAVAMNKQAFELGCRAAHDPEALAATLAEAKAPTDARQISQSLDEIVARRVDFLTGYQNAAYAARYRDQVEKVRTKEAGIVPGQSTLAESVARYLFKLMAYKDEYEVARLYSDGAFRKQLAATFEMDSASGEPVRLEFHLAPPLLAKRDPNTGLPRKMSFGPWMMGAFGLLAKLKGLRGGAFDIFGYSEERRTERRLITDYEALVAEILGKLTPQNHALCVVLAAIPEKIRGFGHVKERHLTAAKAEEAELLKRLRDGSAEALAMPRAAE
- a CDS encoding DUF1007 family protein produces the protein MLLTLFAAAFAWLGLALPALAHPHVFVTSRTEILYGTDGAVKALRHRWSFDEAYSAYMVQGLDKNGDGKLTSDELAELAKVNMESLPDVGFFTIAKANGKVQEFGTPGEASLAYENKILTLTYTLPLKTPATANRSFGIEVGDPTYFVAFEIGEEADAVAARDAPKGCIVRIMRPPKLDAATQQRLAQEDITATPDMSAYQVTTRALVACP
- a CDS encoding nickel/cobalt transporter; this encodes MSLSAPAAPGLPLWPRRLLVALLALALVAGALGLIAWLASLYFPPPPPPPRNPFGTALPREALPATTGIGAVILAWQSSFYRELTATLKAIAQSPAALPGLLGLAFAYGVFHAAGPGHGKAVISGYIVADNRSLKRGLALSFAAAIVQALVAIGLVGALTLALNATAKTMASTTWVIEQGSFALVGLVGLFVLWRKAGNLVALGGGAAHDPATCDHVHMPGANEVSRLRSFREMAGVVLAAGLRPCAGALIILVFANAQGLLWAGIAATFAMALGTALTTGALAALAVFFKFAALRFAGGGSLRGARIIAGLEVLAAAFVAVLGAALFFGLWAAGQGS